In Tachysurus fulvidraco isolate hzauxx_2018 chromosome 1, HZAU_PFXX_2.0, whole genome shotgun sequence, a single window of DNA contains:
- the smc3 gene encoding structural maintenance of chromosomes protein 3: MYIKQVIIQGFRSYRDQTVVDPFSSKHNVIVGRNGSGKSNFFYAIQFVLSDEFSHLRPEQRLALLHEGTGPRVISAFVEIIFDNSDNRLPIDKEEVSLRRVIGAKKDQYFLDKKMVTKNDVMNLLESAGFSRSNPYYIVKQGKINQMATAPDSQRLKLLREVAGTRVYDERKEESISLMKETEGKREKINELLKYIEERLHTLEDEKEELAQYQKWDKMRRALEYTIYNQELNETRAKLDELSSKRETCGDKSRQLRDAQQDARDKVEETERVVRELKARISAMKEEKEQLSAERQEQIKQRTKLELKAKDLQDELAGNSEQRKRLLKERQKLLEKIEEKQKELQETEPKFNTVKEKEERGIARLAQATQERTDLYAKQGRGSQFTSKEERDKWIKKELKSLDQAINDKKRQIAAINKDLEDTEANKEKNLEQYNKLDQDLNEVKTRVEELDKKYYEVKNRKDELQSERNYLWREENAEQQALAAKREDLEKKQQLLRAATGKAILNGIDSINKVLEHFRRKGINQHVINGYHGIVMNNFECEPAFYTCVEVTAGTRLFYHIVETDEVSTKILMEFNKMNLPGEVTFLPLSKLDVRDTAYPETNDAIPMISKLRYSPNFDKAFKHVFGKTLICRSMEVSTQLARAFTMDCITLEGDQVSHRGALTGGYYDTRKSRLELQKDMRKAEEELTELEAKLNENLRRNIEHINNEIDQLMNQMQQIETQQRKFKASRDSILSEMKMLKEKRQQSEKTFMPKQRSLQSLEASLHAMESTRESLKAELGTDLLSQLSLEDQRRVDDLNDEIRQLQQDNRQLLNERIKLEGIMTRVETYLNENLRKRLDQVEQELNELRETEGGTVLTATTSELDGINKRVKDTMARSEDLDTLIDKTEVEIKDHIKSMERWKNIEKEQNEAINHDTKELEKMTNRQGMLLKKKEECMKKIRELGSLPQEAFEKYQTLTLKQLFRKLEQCNTELKKYSHVNKKALDQFVNFSEQKEKLIKRQDELDRGYKSIMELMNVLELRKYEAIQLTFKQVSKNFSEVFQKLVPGGKATLVMKKGDAEGSQSQDEGEGGADSERGSASQSSVPSVDQFTGVGIRVSFTGKQGEMREMQQLSGGQKSLVALALIFAIQKCDPAPFYLFDEIDQALDAQHRKAVSDMIVELAGHAQFITTTFRPELLESADKFYGVKFRNKVSHIDVISAEQAKDFVEDDTTHG; this comes from the exons AGTAACTTTTTTTACG CTATCCAGTTTGTTCTGAGTGATGAGTTTAGTCACCTGCGGCCTGAGCAGCGTCTGGCCCTTCTGCAT GAGGGCACTGGTCCCCGAGTCATCTCCGCATTTGTGGAAATTATAttcgacaattcagacaacagGCTTCCG ATTGACAAAGAGGAGGTTTCACTGCGTCGAGTCATTGGAGCAAAAAAGGACCAATACTTCCTTGATAAGAAGATGGTGAC GAAGAACGATGTGATGAACTTGTTGGAGAGTGCAGGTTTCTCCCGCAGCAACCCTTACTACATTGTAAAGCAGGGGAAG ATCAACCAGATGGCTACGGCTCCTGACTCGCAGCGTCTGAAGCTCCTGAGGGAGGTGGCAGGAACCCGGGTGTACGACGAGCGCAAGGAGGAGAGTATCTCGCTGATGAAAGAGACAG agggaaagagggagaagATCAACGAGCTGCTGAAGTACATAGAAGAGCGACTGCACACGCTGGAGGACGAGAAGGAGGAGTTGGCGCAGTACCAGAAATGGGACAAGATGAGGAGAGCGCTGGAGTATACCATCTACAACCAGGAGCTCAACGAGACTCGGGCCAAGCTCGACGAA CTGTCCAGTAAGAGAGAGACGTGTGGGGACAAATCAAGGCAGTTACGAGACGCTCAGCAGGATGCCAGAGACAAAGTGGAG gagACCGAGCGAGTCGTGCGGGAGCTGAAGGCTCGTATCTCTGCGatgaaggaggagaaggagcAGCTGAGCGCTGAGCGGCAGGAGCAGATCAAGCAGAGAACCAAACTAGAGCTCAAAGCCAAAGACCTGCAGGATGAACTGGCAGGCAACAGTGAACAGAgg AAAAGGTTGTTAAAAGAGAGGCAGAAGCTGTTGGAGAAGATTGAGGAGAAACAGAAGGAGCTGCAGGAGACTGAGCCCAAATTCAATACAgtgaaggagaaagaggagagaggcATTGCCAG ACTGGCTCAGGCCACTCAGGAGCGCACAGACCTGTACGCCAAGCAGGGACGTGGCAGCCAGTTCACCTCCAAAGAGGAGAGAGACAAGTGGATCAAAAAGGAGCTGAAGTCCCTTGACCAGGCCATTAATGACAAGAAACGGCAAATCGCTGCCATCAACAAAGACCTGGAGGACACCGAGGCCAACAAGGAGAAGAACCTGGAGCAGTATAAC AAACTGGACCAAGATTTGAATGAAGTGAAGACCCGGGTGGAGGAGCTGGACAAGAAATACTACGAGGTGAAGAACAGGAAGGACGAACTGCAGAGCGAGAGAAA CTACCTGTGGCGAGAGGAGAATGCGGAGCAGCAGGCCCTGGCAGCCAAGAGAGAAGACCTGGAGAAAAAGCAGCAGCTGCTACGTGCCGCAACAGgaaag GCAATTCTGAACGGCATCGACAGCATTAATAAGGTTCTGGAACATTTCCGCCGGAAAGGCATCAACCAGCACGTCATCAACGGATACCACGGAATCGTCATGAACAATTTTGAGTGCGAGCCTGCCTTCTACACCTGCGTGGAGGTGACCGCTGGGACCAG gttGTTTTACCACATCGTAGAGACTGACGAAGTAAGCACAAAGATTCTGATGGAGTTTAATAAGATGAACCTGCCTGGAGAGGTCACCTTCCTGCCCCTCAGCAAGCTGGACGTCCGGGACACCGCCTACCCTGAGACTAAC GACGCTATCCCGATGATCAGCAAATTACGCTACAGTCCAAACTTTGATAAAGCCTTCAAGCACGTGTTTGGTAAGACTCTTATATGCCGCAGTATGGAGGTTTCCACTCAGCTGGCTCGAGCCTTCACCATGGACTGCATTACTTTGGAGG GAGACCAGGTGAGTCACCGTGGTGCTCTCACAGGCGGCTACTACGACACAAGGAAGTCTCGCCTGGAGCTCCAGAAGGACATGCGCAAAGCTGAGGAGGAACTCACTGAGCTGGAGGCCAAACTCAACGAAAACCTGCGCAGGAACATTGAAC ACATCAATAACGAGATCGATCAGCTGATGAACCAGATGCAACAGATCGAGACGCAGCAGAGGAAGTTTAAGGCCTCACGTGACAGCATCCTCTCTGAGATGAAGATGCTTAAGGAGAAAAGGCAGCAGTCTGAGAAAACCTTCATGCCAAAG caaCGTAGTCTGCAGAGTCTGGAGGCCAGTCTGCACGCCATGGAGAGCACACGGGAGTCCTTAAAGGCCGAACTGGGCACCGACCTGCTCTCTCAGCTCAGCCTGGAAGATCAGCGTCGTGTCGACGACCTCAACGACGAGATCAGACAGCTGCAGCAG GATAACAGGCAGCTGCTGAATGAGAGAATTAAACTGGAGGGTATTATGACCAGGGTGGAGACGTACCTGAACGAGAACCTGCGTAAACGCCTTGACCAAGTGGAACAG GAGCTGAACGAGCTGAGGGAGACAGAAGGAGGGACCGTCCTCACGGCCACGACGTCCGAGTTGGACGGAATCAACAAGCGCGTCAAAGACACTATGGCCCGGTCAGAGG ACTTGGACACGCTGATCGATAAGACCGAAGTGGAGATTAAGGACCACATAAAAAGCATGGAGCGCTGGAAGAACATTGAGAAGGAACAGAACGAGGCCATCAATCATGACACCAAGGAGCTGGAGAAGATGACAAACCGGCAGGGCATGCTgctgaagaagaaggaggagtgCATGAAGAAGATACGCGAACTCGGCTCCCTGCCACAGGAGGCTTTCGAGAAGTATCAGACGCTCACGCTTAAACAG CTTTTCCGTAAGCTGGAGCAGTGTAACACTGAGCTGAAGAAGTACAGCCATGTGAATAAGAAGGCTTTGGACCAGTTTGTGAACTTCTCCGAGCAGAAGGAGAAGCTGATAAAGAGGCAGGACGAGCTGGACAGAGGCTACAAGTCcatcatggagctcatgaatgTCCTGGAGCTGCGTAAATATGAAGCCATCCAGCTTACCTTtaaacag GTGTCAAAGAACTTCAGCGAGGTCTTCCAGAAGTTAGTTCCTGGAGGTAAAGCTACTCTGGTGATGAAGAAAGGAGACGCTGAAGGGAGTCAGTCTCAGGATGAGGGGGAGGGTGGGGCTGACAGTGAGAGAGGCTCTGCCTCCCAGAGCAGCGTTCCCAGCGTTGACCAGTTCACAGGAGTCGGAATCAGA GTGTCCTTCACAGGTAAGCAGGGAGAGATGAGGGAGATGCAGCAGCTCTCCGGAGGTCAGAAGTCTCTGGTGGCGCTGGCGCTCATCTTCGCCATACAGAAATGCGACCCTGCTCCCTTCTACCTGTTTGATGAGATTGACCAGGCTTTGGATGCACAGCACAGGAAAGCCGTGTCAG ATATGATTGTGGAGTTAGCAGGTCACGCTCAGTTCATCACCACTACCTTCAGACCCGAGCTGCTGGAGTCAGCCGACAAGTTCTACGGAGTCAAATTCAGAAACAAG GTGAGTCACATCGACGTGATCTCCGCCGAGCAGGCGAAGGACTTCGTGGAGGACGACACCACTCACGGCTAA